TTTTCCGCCGCGAGGGAGCCGACCTGCAGGATGAGGGCCGTGAACGGCTGCTCGCGCTGAACACCCGGCTGGCGCGCGTGACCAGCGACTTTGGCAAGAATGTACTGGACGCCACCGCAGCCTTTGAGCTGTACGTGGGCGAGGAACGTCTGGGCGGCGTGCCGCAGCGCGTGCTGGACGCCACCCGCCAGGATGCCCGGGAGCGGGGAAGGGACGGCCACCGCCTGACCCTGCACCAGCCGGTGACCACCCCGCTGATGACCTATGCCGACGACCGCGAGCTGCGCCGTGAGATCTGGCAGGCCCAGCAGCAGGTGGGCAAGCAGCCGGGCCGCGACAACCGTCCGCTGGTGGGCGAGATCCTGAAACTGCGCCGCGAGAAGGCCAAACTCCTGGGCTTTGCCAACTTCGCCGACTACGTGCTGCAAGACCGCATGGCAGGCAGCGGTGAGGCGGCCCTGACCTTCGAGCGAGAGCTGGAGGCCCGCACCCGCCCCGCCTACGAGCGCGAGAACGAGGAACTGGAAGCCTTCTACCGCCAGCAGGCTGGAACCGACGCCCCCGCCCTGGAGGCCTGGGACGTGACGTACTGGGCCGAGAAGCAGCGTCAGGCCGAATATGACTTTGACGAGGAAGCCCTGCGTCCGTATTTTCCCATGGACCGGGTGCTTTCGGGGCTGTTCGAGATCACCCGCCGGGTCTTCGGCGTCTCCGTGAGCGAGGCCCAGGCTCCGGGCTGGCATCCCGAGGTCCGTTACTACGACATTCACGACGGGGACGGCACCCACGTCGCCTCCTTCTACACCGACTGGTTCCCGCGCGACACCAAGCGGGCCGGAGCGTGGATGAACGGTCTGGTGACGGGTGGCCCACGGCAGAACGGAGTGGAGCCGCACCTGGGGCTGATGTGCGGCAACATGACGCCTCCTGGTCCCAATGCGCCCGCGCTGCTCTCGATCCGCGAAGTCGAGACCGTGTTCCACGAGTTCGGACACCTGCTGCACCATGCCCTCTCTCGCGTGCCGGTGCGCTCGCTGAGCGGCACGCGCGTCGCGTGGGATTTTGTGGAACTGCCCAGCCAGATCATGGAGAACTGGGTCATGGAGCGCGACGCCCTGGACCTGTTTGCGCGCCACCACCAGACCGGCGAGGCGCTGCCCCAGGACCTGTTTGAAAAGATGGTCGCCGCCCGCAACTACCGCGCCGCGAACACCGCCATGCGTCAGTACTCCTTTGGCCTGACCGACCTGACCCTGCACGTCGAGTACGATCCGCAGGGCAGTGCCGATCCCATCGCGCTGGCCCGCGAGACCATGACCCGCTTTGCGCCGTATCCGCTGCCCGCCGATTACTCGATGGTCGCCGCTTTCAGCCACCTGTTCTCCAATCCGGTGGGATACGGGGCCGGGTACTACAGCTACAAATGGGCTGAAGTTCTCGACGCCGACGCGTTCTCGCGCTTTGCCACCGAGGGCATCTTCAACGCCGAGACGGGCCGCGCCTTTGTGGACAGCGTGCTGAGCCGCGGCAATGGCGAGGACCCCGCCGCGCTGTACCGCGAGTTCATGGGCCGTGACCCGGATGCGGACGCGCTGCTGCGCCGCAGCGGACTGCTTCCCGCTTAAAGTCCTCGCCTCTGCAGCCCGGCTCCCGAGTATGAAGGTGAGCCGGGTTGCTTTTGCACTATGCTCTGCGGATGCTCAAGGCTTTCCGGATGGTCACGCGCACCCTGCTGCTTTCCGCCCTGACGGTCCTGCCCACCTTCTCGGTGGCCGGGGCCCAGACGAGTGCCGAGGCGCAGTTGCTCGCGCGGCTCAATCAGGTGCGGGTGCAGGGCGTGACCTGCCCGGGCAGCGGCCGGCGGCCCACGGCCGGGGCGCTGCGTCCCAGCGTTCCGCATGCCCAGGCCGCCCGGCTCCAGGCAGGCTACA
Above is a genomic segment from Deinococcus aerophilus containing:
- a CDS encoding M3 family metallopeptidase, with product MSNSSVLTGNPLLNIGFRIPFDQIRPEHAESAVDTLLAQAEAKLEHLAAAGERGFSDFMHDLDTLTEQLGTVTTVVHHLDAVVNSPEWTAAKLAILPKVSEFHTKLGLHPGLWAALKAYAETEDARALDPVRARHLKLTIEIFRREGADLQDEGRERLLALNTRLARVTSDFGKNVLDATAAFELYVGEERLGGVPQRVLDATRQDARERGRDGHRLTLHQPVTTPLMTYADDRELRREIWQAQQQVGKQPGRDNRPLVGEILKLRREKAKLLGFANFADYVLQDRMAGSGEAALTFERELEARTRPAYERENEELEAFYRQQAGTDAPALEAWDVTYWAEKQRQAEYDFDEEALRPYFPMDRVLSGLFEITRRVFGVSVSEAQAPGWHPEVRYYDIHDGDGTHVASFYTDWFPRDTKRAGAWMNGLVTGGPRQNGVEPHLGLMCGNMTPPGPNAPALLSIREVETVFHEFGHLLHHALSRVPVRSLSGTRVAWDFVELPSQIMENWVMERDALDLFARHHQTGEALPQDLFEKMVAARNYRAANTAMRQYSFGLTDLTLHVEYDPQGSADPIALARETMTRFAPYPLPADYSMVAAFSHLFSNPVGYGAGYYSYKWAEVLDADAFSRFATEGIFNAETGRAFVDSVLSRGNGEDPAALYREFMGRDPDADALLRRSGLLPA